A window of the Tunturibacter empetritectus genome harbors these coding sequences:
- a CDS encoding L-rhamnose mutarotase: MKRFCLTLSLRPDPELIAEYIEHHRIGRPEIHQSIRDAGVLDMEIFHLQGILFMIMDTTNDFTFERKAEMDRLNPAVQAWESLMSSYQNVSSGSDPSTRWRQMEKIFKLAHTTDQPMLADRREF, encoded by the coding sequence ATGAAACGCTTCTGTCTTACGTTGAGTCTTCGCCCTGACCCTGAACTCATTGCCGAATATATTGAGCATCACAGAATTGGCCGCCCGGAAATTCACCAGAGTATCCGCGATGCGGGTGTTCTAGATATGGAGATATTTCATTTGCAAGGAATCCTTTTCATGATCATGGATACGACAAACGACTTCACGTTCGAGCGTAAGGCAGAGATGGACCGCCTCAATCCGGCAGTGCAGGCATGGGAGAGCTTGATGTCGAGCTACCAGAATGTCTCCTCCGGGTCAGACCCCAGCACACGTTGGAGGCAGATGGAGAAAATCTTCAAGCTGGCACACACAACCGACCAACCCATGCTTGCAGATCGCAGGGAATTTTAG
- a CDS encoding beta-galactosidase: protein MIPRRDFLKGGAATVAFSAGKKTFAGIYTKDQPVAYDEKSVILNGHRTLVTCGEIHYPRSTRAMWPVLLERSKALGLNMVATYVFWNFHETSRGNYDFTGERDLGHYLDLCQQKGLSVFLRVGPYICAEWNYGGFPPYLRDEPGITIRTMNAAYTARVEAFFHKLAAVVRPHFASNGGPVVLVQVENEYTNVAKRYGGEGQEYLRWIVELAKRVGLTTVPTTTCEGGAQGVIETSNGFTIPPERIAAVRKSHPGTPLLWTELYPAWYRVWGGRNPMPRDVREIAGAILDFVSRGGSGWNYYPWHGGSNFGRNPMYLQTTSYDFSAPIDEYGGITQTGVYLGQFHAFMQEHSSIFLEGYSSDSLDGEHRTTTWTKGSDQLLLVRGTDPKDARLLNGKGETLFDLNAVHSKVEHSYSETNWTTVPGGDEASSWTMWKESLPGVRQDKGVVSIEPIEQLLLTKDMTDYCWYSTMLLVAKAGAQEIVIPYGGDFFYVFVDDALVASSKLPLHEDRGAITPDDPVHPRVVANVSEEHHESGFRHAFTIPSLPEGAHRLDLLAVAIGMVKGDWQIASPMNFERKGIWEGVLFNGKPLRNWTMRAGLIGERSVSAPTKDENIWRATGTPQPLQWYRKQLAVPASLLSGSAVFRIDGNGLGKGMIWLNGKAVGRHWLIDASNAPETPSQRYYHVPSDWLRQSNELILFEEHAVLPTEVRLQVRA, encoded by the coding sequence GTGATTCCGAGAAGAGATTTTCTAAAGGGTGGCGCTGCAACCGTGGCGTTCAGCGCAGGCAAGAAGACCTTTGCTGGTATCTACACGAAAGACCAGCCTGTCGCTTACGACGAAAAATCGGTCATTTTGAATGGACACCGAACCCTCGTCACCTGCGGAGAAATACATTACCCTCGGTCGACTCGAGCTATGTGGCCCGTTCTCCTTGAGCGAAGCAAAGCGCTGGGTCTGAACATGGTTGCAACTTACGTCTTCTGGAACTTCCATGAGACAAGCCGTGGGAACTATGACTTCACCGGCGAGCGCGATCTTGGCCACTACCTCGACCTGTGTCAGCAAAAGGGACTCTCTGTCTTCCTCCGAGTCGGACCTTACATATGCGCGGAGTGGAACTACGGAGGATTTCCTCCTTATCTGCGCGACGAACCGGGCATCACCATTCGCACGATGAACGCAGCCTATACGGCACGTGTAGAGGCCTTCTTTCACAAACTGGCTGCCGTGGTGCGACCACATTTCGCATCCAATGGCGGTCCGGTGGTGCTAGTCCAGGTAGAGAACGAATACACCAACGTCGCCAAACGGTACGGAGGAGAGGGGCAGGAATATCTCAGGTGGATTGTTGAGTTGGCGAAGCGAGTCGGTCTTACCACCGTGCCAACCACAACCTGCGAGGGCGGCGCTCAAGGCGTTATCGAGACCTCGAACGGATTTACGATTCCCCCGGAGCGCATCGCGGCCGTTCGCAAGTCCCACCCGGGCACACCACTTCTTTGGACCGAACTTTATCCAGCCTGGTACAGGGTCTGGGGAGGCCGCAACCCCATGCCTCGGGACGTGCGGGAGATTGCCGGTGCCATTCTAGATTTTGTAAGCCGCGGTGGCTCAGGCTGGAACTACTACCCGTGGCACGGCGGCTCTAACTTCGGTCGCAATCCGATGTATCTTCAGACGACCTCTTACGACTTTTCCGCCCCCATCGACGAGTATGGAGGCATTACGCAGACAGGAGTTTATCTCGGTCAGTTCCATGCTTTCATGCAGGAGCACAGCTCTATCTTTTTGGAGGGATACAGCTCTGACAGTCTCGATGGAGAGCATCGGACGACCACTTGGACCAAGGGAAGCGATCAACTGCTGCTAGTGCGGGGAACGGACCCGAAGGATGCCCGTCTCCTGAACGGCAAAGGCGAAACCCTCTTTGATCTGAATGCTGTCCATTCGAAGGTCGAGCATAGTTACAGTGAAACCAACTGGACCACAGTGCCCGGAGGCGACGAGGCAAGCTCCTGGACGATGTGGAAGGAGTCTCTTCCCGGAGTCAGGCAGGACAAAGGCGTTGTCTCTATAGAACCAATCGAGCAACTGCTGCTGACGAAAGACATGACAGACTACTGCTGGTACAGCACGATGCTGCTAGTCGCGAAGGCAGGCGCGCAAGAGATAGTCATTCCGTACGGTGGGGACTTTTTCTATGTGTTCGTGGATGACGCTCTCGTCGCCTCGTCCAAACTGCCGCTGCACGAAGATCGTGGAGCCATTACGCCTGATGATCCTGTTCATCCAAGGGTCGTTGCGAACGTGAGCGAGGAGCATCACGAGAGTGGCTTCCGGCACGCATTCACCATTCCCTCTTTGCCGGAGGGAGCGCATCGCCTGGACCTACTCGCAGTTGCGATAGGCATGGTCAAGGGCGACTGGCAGATTGCAAGTCCGATGAACTTCGAGCGGAAAGGTATATGGGAAGGTGTCCTGTTTAACGGCAAACCTCTTCGCAACTGGACGATGCGTGCAGGCCTCATCGGTGAGCGTTCTGTCAGCGCACCCACGAAGGATGAAAATATCTGGCGGGCCACAGGAACGCCTCAACCGCTTCAGTGGTACAGAAAGCAGTTGGCGGTTCCGGCAAGTCTATTATCCGGAAGCGCGGTCTTTCGCATCGATGGAAATGGTCTTGGGAAGGGCATGATCTGGCTGAACGGCAAAGCTGTCGGCCGTCATTGGCTGATCGATGCGAGCAATGCGCCGGAGACTCCGTCACAACGTTATTATCACGTTCCGTCCGATTGGCTTCGTCAAAGCAACGAGCTCATTCTCTTTGAGGAGCACGCAGTCTTGCCGACCGAGGTAAGACTTCAGGTGCGAGCCTAA
- a CDS encoding glycoside hydrolase family 27 protein produces MLAPTPPMGWNSWDSFGPSVREDEVKANTDVMAARLAKYGWQYVTVDIEWYAPDAHANGYIPRGRVVLDQYGRFQPALNRFPTAADGAGFKPLAAYVHSKGLKFGIHIMRGISREAVEKNLPIEGSKYHAADIADKVNICHWPQMEDTYGVDMSKPGAQDYYDSIARLYAAWGVDLVKADDMSRPFHEPEIRALSSALRKTGRPIVLSLSPGPAPISNYLELKANAQMWRISDDFWDRWIDVKQQFERAHLWENDSHPGGWPDADMLPLGHIAIRGERGVDRNSLLTHDEQITLMTLWSIFRSPLIFGGDLSTSDAFTFSLLTNPEVLAVNQASTHGHQAYRNDDIIAWTADEETSGGKTLAKYVAVFNTGDTTKSVHLSWKSIGIGAPAAGVRDLWAQQEVKKESADAEALHTSLAPHASLFYKVVTLEQSH; encoded by the coding sequence ATGCTGGCTCCCACGCCACCCATGGGATGGAACAGTTGGGATTCATTCGGACCCTCCGTGCGCGAGGACGAAGTGAAGGCAAATACCGATGTCATGGCGGCTAGGCTAGCAAAGTATGGTTGGCAATACGTCACGGTCGACATTGAGTGGTACGCACCCGACGCCCATGCTAATGGCTACATCCCTCGGGGCAGGGTCGTGCTGGACCAGTACGGGCGCTTTCAGCCAGCGCTCAATCGTTTTCCGACCGCGGCTGACGGAGCGGGGTTCAAGCCGCTCGCCGCCTACGTGCATAGTAAGGGCTTGAAGTTTGGTATTCACATCATGCGTGGAATTTCGCGGGAGGCAGTCGAAAAAAACCTGCCCATCGAAGGGTCGAAGTACCATGCCGCCGATATTGCCGACAAGGTTAACATCTGCCACTGGCCCCAGATGGAAGACACTTACGGCGTCGATATGAGCAAGCCGGGCGCTCAGGACTACTACGACTCCATCGCACGTCTTTACGCAGCATGGGGGGTTGATCTGGTTAAGGCAGACGATATGAGTCGGCCCTTCCATGAGCCCGAAATCCGTGCTCTCAGCTCTGCTCTGAGGAAGACAGGTCGACCCATCGTTCTCAGTCTTTCGCCTGGACCCGCGCCGATTAGCAATTATCTGGAGCTCAAAGCCAACGCGCAGATGTGGCGTATCTCGGATGACTTCTGGGATCGATGGATCGATGTCAAGCAGCAGTTTGAGCGGGCTCACCTTTGGGAGAACGACTCGCATCCGGGAGGCTGGCCCGACGCGGATATGTTGCCGCTTGGTCACATCGCGATCCGAGGCGAGCGCGGTGTCGATCGCAACAGCTTGCTTACGCATGACGAGCAGATCACTCTGATGACTTTGTGGTCGATCTTTCGCTCTCCACTGATCTTCGGTGGCGACCTTTCCACGAGCGACGCATTCACCTTCAGTCTGCTCACCAATCCCGAGGTGCTGGCGGTCAATCAAGCCAGCACCCATGGCCACCAGGCCTACCGTAATGACGACATTATTGCCTGGACGGCAGATGAGGAGACCTCCGGCGGCAAGACCCTGGCAAAGTATGTGGCAGTCTTCAACACGGGTGACACCACCAAGAGCGTGCATCTCTCCTGGAAGAGTATTGGGATCGGTGCTCCAGCAGCCGGAGTCCGTGATCTATGGGCGCAGCAAGAGGTTAAGAAAGAGAGTGCCGATGCGGAAGCTCTTCACACCTCTCTTGCGCCACATGCCTCTTTGTTCTACAAGGTCGTCACTCTTGAGCAGAGCCATTGA
- a CDS encoding zinc-binding alcohol dehydrogenase family protein, with protein MKALSLINKGDARIVEISEPVFSADDLLLRVDMVGLCGTDLNSFRGNNPLVTYPRVLGHEIAATVLQGTSGVPAGTRVAVSPYTSCGRCPSCRRGRFNACRENQTFGVQRDGALTELLVVPEGKVYPSALSTKELCLVEPLTVGFHAVARARVTETDVVAVFGCGGIGLGAVAGSAFRRARTIAIDLDDTKLETARAAGAKHLINSEREDFRARLQELTDGDGPDVVIEAIGLQATFQAAVQVVAFTGRVVYIGYAKEPVAYETKLFVQKELDILGSRNALPEDFRQVIAMLGAGRFPVDLAVSAIVGLEEAPSMLAKWSSSPADYTKIMVQIHL; from the coding sequence ATGAAAGCGTTATCGTTGATTAACAAAGGCGATGCACGTATCGTCGAGATCTCTGAGCCGGTCTTCTCTGCAGACGACTTACTGCTTCGGGTCGACATGGTGGGACTGTGCGGAACAGATCTGAACAGCTTTCGCGGTAATAATCCCCTGGTGACCTATCCTCGCGTCCTCGGCCATGAGATTGCGGCCACGGTGTTGCAGGGTACGTCGGGGGTACCTGCAGGAACACGCGTTGCGGTCTCGCCTTACACAAGTTGTGGCCGCTGCCCTTCCTGTCGTCGCGGACGCTTCAATGCTTGCAGGGAAAATCAGACCTTTGGAGTGCAGCGCGACGGGGCCTTGACGGAGTTGTTGGTCGTACCCGAAGGGAAGGTGTATCCATCAGCACTCTCGACGAAGGAGCTGTGCCTGGTTGAGCCGTTGACAGTCGGCTTTCATGCAGTAGCTCGCGCTCGCGTGACTGAGACCGATGTTGTGGCGGTATTCGGATGCGGCGGCATTGGACTTGGCGCCGTTGCAGGCTCAGCCTTCCGAAGAGCCCGAACCATCGCAATCGATCTGGACGACACGAAGCTCGAGACCGCGCGGGCCGCAGGTGCGAAACACCTGATCAACTCCGAGCGGGAGGACTTTCGCGCCCGGCTGCAGGAGCTTACGGATGGAGACGGTCCTGACGTCGTCATCGAGGCGATCGGGCTGCAGGCGACCTTCCAGGCTGCAGTGCAGGTTGTCGCATTCACCGGTCGCGTGGTCTACATCGGGTATGCCAAGGAACCGGTCGCATACGAGACGAAGCTTTTTGTGCAGAAGGAACTCGACATTCTCGGGTCAAGGAATGCGCTTCCAGAGGATTTTCGGCAGGTGATCGCAATGCTGGGGGCCGGACGGTTTCCGGTTGACCTTGCGGTGAGCGCGATCGTCGGCCTGGAGGAAGCTCCTTCAATGCTTGCAAAGTGGTCCAGTTCTCCCGCCGACTACACGAAAATCATGGTGCAAATTCACCTTTAG
- a CDS encoding aldo/keto reductase has product MRYRDLGTTGLSVSVLGFGASTLGNVFGKVGASSGERAVRHSVDCGINLFDVSPYYGITQAEQRLGGALEGLRHGVVLATKCGRYGLKEFDFSARGVTDRFEDSLRRLRTDYVDLLQVHDIEFGDIQQIISETLPALRRLQEQGKARFVGITGYWPNVLTHVARLEPVDTILNYCHANLMMNDMDRALTPFVRESGVGLLNASPMHMGLLVGIDIPEWHPAPKNVKLAAAKVVAICHYAGVAPSAVALNACLSHPVAASTLVGMSSEAQVDENCAALDFQPSEELIRVLNETIAPIFNTTWPQGRPENEHFGSRNSFQPNSRSWAKKETIVFERIDSHHHLWSYTPGEFGWIDDAMQPLRRDFLPAELEAQAARAHVESTVVVQARQTLDETAWLLELFDTHNFISGVVGWLPIANSTFPALLDEFSEQPGLKGLRHVVQAEEAGFLDDPSFNSGVRLLRDTGLVYDLLVFSRQLEEVTRFVDRHPNQLFVLDHLGKPAMAQGEIKSWTMALRELARRHNVSCKISGLVTEADWKRWTPAALAPYFQVALEAFGADRLMVGTDWPVLTLGCDYAEWWRVVEGWIAPLSTTEQADILGMVAKRVYRLAHSKTHVHGSVMLSHRSQQIEDL; this is encoded by the coding sequence TTGCGCTATCGTGATCTTGGAACGACCGGCCTGAGCGTCTCAGTGCTCGGTTTTGGTGCTTCTACGCTGGGAAATGTGTTCGGAAAAGTTGGTGCTTCGAGTGGAGAGCGTGCAGTCCGCCACTCGGTTGACTGCGGCATTAACCTGTTTGACGTTTCGCCCTACTACGGGATCACGCAAGCGGAGCAGCGACTAGGCGGGGCATTGGAAGGGCTGCGACATGGGGTCGTTCTCGCCACCAAATGCGGCAGGTATGGTTTGAAGGAGTTCGATTTTTCTGCACGCGGGGTTACGGATCGCTTCGAAGACTCCTTGCGGCGCCTGCGCACGGACTATGTTGATCTGCTTCAGGTGCATGATATCGAGTTCGGGGATATTCAGCAGATCATATCCGAGACGCTGCCTGCCCTCCGTCGTCTGCAAGAGCAGGGCAAGGCCAGGTTTGTGGGTATTACCGGCTATTGGCCAAATGTTCTGACGCACGTTGCACGGCTTGAACCGGTAGACACGATCCTGAACTATTGTCATGCCAACCTGATGATGAACGATATGGATCGCGCGCTTACGCCATTCGTGCGCGAGAGCGGCGTGGGCCTCTTGAACGCTTCGCCCATGCACATGGGTCTATTGGTGGGGATCGACATTCCGGAATGGCATCCTGCACCCAAGAATGTAAAGCTTGCGGCTGCGAAAGTGGTCGCCATTTGCCATTACGCTGGAGTAGCGCCTTCGGCGGTTGCTCTTAATGCATGCCTCTCTCACCCTGTCGCGGCATCCACACTCGTCGGCATGTCCAGCGAGGCACAGGTAGACGAAAATTGCGCTGCGCTCGACTTTCAACCAAGCGAAGAGTTGATTCGGGTGCTGAACGAGACGATTGCTCCAATCTTCAACACGACATGGCCGCAAGGACGTCCCGAAAATGAGCACTTTGGGTCAAGGAACTCCTTTCAGCCAAATAGTCGATCATGGGCAAAAAAAGAAACTATCGTGTTCGAGAGAATAGATTCGCACCATCATCTTTGGAGCTACACGCCAGGTGAGTTTGGCTGGATCGACGATGCAATGCAGCCCCTTCGCCGCGATTTTCTTCCTGCGGAGTTGGAGGCCCAAGCGGCTCGGGCTCATGTCGAGAGCACAGTTGTCGTACAAGCGCGCCAGACCCTGGATGAGACGGCATGGCTTCTTGAATTGTTTGACACGCACAATTTCATCAGCGGCGTTGTGGGGTGGCTGCCCATAGCGAACTCGACCTTCCCTGCCCTCCTCGATGAGTTCTCCGAACAACCTGGGCTGAAAGGGCTGCGGCACGTCGTTCAGGCTGAAGAGGCTGGTTTTCTGGACGATCCCTCTTTCAACAGCGGCGTACGCCTCCTGCGCGACACCGGTCTCGTCTACGACCTTTTGGTCTTTTCCAGACAGCTCGAAGAGGTCACCCGTTTCGTTGATCGGCACCCGAATCAGCTCTTCGTGTTAGATCACCTGGGGAAGCCCGCCATGGCTCAAGGCGAAATTAAAAGCTGGACCATGGCTCTTCGAGAGCTCGCTAGACGTCACAACGTGAGCTGCAAGATCTCCGGGTTGGTGACCGAAGCGGACTGGAAGAGGTGGACGCCAGCTGCTCTCGCGCCCTACTTCCAGGTTGCCCTGGAGGCTTTTGGCGCAGACAGGCTGATGGTGGGGACAGACTGGCCTGTGTTGACGCTGGGCTGCGACTACGCCGAATGGTGGCGCGTTGTAGAAGGATGGATTGCCCCACTCTCCACAACTGAGCAGGCGGACATTCTAGGCATGGTCGCGAAGCGCGTATATCGACTCGCACACTCGAAGACTCATGTCCATGGTTCCGTCATGCTCTCACATCGCTCACAACAAATTGAGGATCTATGA
- a CDS encoding glycosyl hydrolase family 95 catalytic domain-containing protein, whose amino-acid sequence MGSSSTRRSFLSLLGLTYASSYLSSASVNAIAESSSEDTKYASTESLLWFEQPAGQWVDAVPLGNGRLGAMVLGGGLGGTSDAGRERITLNEDTLWSGAPSDWNNPDAEHHLPEVRKLILQQGKYQAADQECRKMQGPYNQAFEPVGDVLITLDHPSAVSGYRRELDLDRGVATVRYSVSGAEGANAEVGDLYIREVFVSAPAQVIVIRLTCSRKGALNGIVRFVSLLQSKTEAIDDNTIRLIGKAPSVSIPSYLHNDNPIQYSDAEGVGMRFAAVLDAQLLDSNSHPSARDGSVTRAQDGTLAIKNATSVLLLVGIATGYKGYAQIPDMPLAEIVAAAERPVASAKVISYESLYSAHLKDHQALYRRVRIDLGKEFGSSSSSTDKRVSEFAANPDPALLALYFNLGRYMLMTSSRPGTQPANLQGIWTDELRPPWSSNWTSNINVQMNYWPVETCNLSECHLPLAEMIADLSQNGAKTAQVNYGANGWVSHHNIDLWRQSAPVGMGTEFATPTWANFAMSGPWLCAHLWEHYLFTGDESFLRKVYPIMRGSAEFCLSWMVDDGKGGLTTCPSFSTENTFFAPNGTTASTSFGCTLDLALIRELSTNVQQAATVLNTDFAFAARLSTVVKRLPDYQIGRWGQLQEWAIDYEESQPGQRHMSHLYPVYPGSEITPRNNPRLAQAARRSVERRLANGGAYTGWSRAWVIGLWARLEDGDMAWESLKMLIEHSTGPNLFDTHPLGETLETAIATSSGEKTARSKSAGPPHSIFQIDGNFGATAAIAELLLQSHDKEVALLPALPIAWKNGSIRGLRTRGGLEVALRWKDGKLVDAELLALRDGTHRLRVQRGLRLIMATNTKGDAVDLTPDKDREIVTIRVRKGQQYHLVAGVSDK is encoded by the coding sequence ATGGGATCTTCTTCAACACGCCGCAGTTTTCTCAGTCTGCTTGGACTCACCTATGCTTCTTCCTACCTTTCGAGCGCTTCCGTCAACGCCATCGCAGAGAGTTCTTCAGAGGATACAAAATATGCGAGCACAGAATCACTGCTGTGGTTTGAGCAGCCCGCGGGCCAGTGGGTAGACGCCGTCCCCCTCGGTAATGGACGCCTGGGCGCTATGGTGCTCGGGGGCGGCCTCGGTGGCACGTCGGACGCGGGCAGGGAGCGCATCACACTGAACGAAGACACGCTCTGGTCCGGAGCCCCCTCCGATTGGAACAATCCGGACGCCGAGCACCATTTGCCTGAGGTTCGCAAGCTCATCCTGCAGCAAGGCAAATACCAGGCGGCCGATCAGGAGTGCCGGAAGATGCAGGGTCCTTACAACCAGGCCTTCGAGCCTGTGGGGGATGTGCTGATTACGCTCGATCATCCGTCGGCCGTGAGCGGATACCGCCGAGAACTGGACCTTGATCGCGGCGTGGCGACCGTTCGCTACAGTGTGTCTGGCGCAGAAGGCGCGAACGCGGAAGTTGGGGACTTATACATACGCGAGGTCTTTGTTTCGGCCCCGGCACAGGTCATCGTTATTCGGCTGACCTGCAGCCGTAAGGGGGCACTCAATGGAATAGTGAGATTCGTAAGCCTGTTGCAGTCGAAAACGGAGGCGATCGACGACAATACCATTCGTCTGATCGGAAAAGCGCCCAGCGTCTCGATACCGTCTTACCTGCACAACGACAATCCGATTCAATACAGCGATGCGGAAGGGGTTGGCATGCGGTTCGCTGCGGTACTGGACGCACAGCTGCTGGATTCGAACTCACATCCCTCAGCCAGGGACGGCTCAGTTACGCGTGCGCAGGACGGGACTCTTGCGATCAAGAACGCTACCAGCGTGCTCCTGCTGGTCGGCATCGCTACCGGCTACAAGGGATATGCGCAGATTCCCGATATGCCGCTCGCTGAAATTGTGGCTGCCGCGGAGAGGCCTGTTGCGAGTGCCAAAGTCATTTCGTACGAGAGCCTGTATTCCGCGCACCTGAAGGATCATCAGGCGCTCTATCGACGAGTAAGGATCGACCTCGGTAAAGAATTTGGGTCCAGCTCGAGTTCGACCGACAAGCGAGTATCGGAGTTTGCAGCGAACCCCGATCCTGCGCTTCTTGCGCTCTACTTCAACCTAGGCCGATATATGCTGATGACGAGCTCGCGGCCGGGCACGCAACCTGCGAATCTGCAAGGTATTTGGACCGATGAGCTGCGTCCGCCGTGGAGCTCGAACTGGACTTCGAATATCAATGTCCAGATGAACTACTGGCCGGTTGAGACTTGCAACCTCTCCGAGTGCCACCTGCCGCTGGCCGAAATGATCGCGGACCTCAGCCAGAATGGAGCGAAGACGGCACAGGTCAACTACGGCGCCAATGGTTGGGTCTCGCACCACAACATCGACCTGTGGAGGCAGTCCGCCCCGGTCGGCATGGGAACGGAGTTCGCGACACCCACCTGGGCCAACTTCGCCATGAGCGGGCCGTGGCTGTGCGCACACCTTTGGGAGCACTATCTCTTCACCGGCGATGAATCATTTCTGCGCAAGGTCTATCCGATTATGCGCGGCTCGGCAGAGTTCTGCCTGAGCTGGATGGTGGACGACGGGAAAGGCGGTTTGACGACCTGCCCGTCGTTCTCCACCGAAAACACATTTTTTGCGCCAAACGGCACTACGGCAAGTACAAGCTTTGGATGCACGCTGGACCTCGCACTGATTCGAGAACTCTCCACGAACGTGCAGCAAGCTGCGACCGTTCTGAATACCGATTTTGCCTTTGCGGCTAGGCTCAGCACCGTCGTCAAGCGTCTGCCCGACTATCAGATTGGGCGATGGGGCCAGCTTCAGGAGTGGGCAATCGATTATGAGGAAAGCCAGCCGGGGCAGCGCCACATGTCACATCTTTATCCTGTCTATCCCGGCTCCGAGATTACTCCGCGCAATAATCCACGGCTTGCGCAGGCAGCGCGAAGATCGGTTGAGCGGCGTCTTGCCAACGGTGGCGCTTATACGGGCTGGAGCCGCGCCTGGGTCATCGGTCTATGGGCACGTCTGGAAGACGGAGACATGGCCTGGGAGTCGCTCAAGATGCTGATCGAGCACAGCACCGGACCGAATTTGTTCGACACACACCCGCTGGGCGAAACCCTGGAGACAGCCATCGCCACCAGCTCCGGCGAGAAGACGGCGCGTTCGAAATCAGCTGGACCCCCGCATAGCATCTTTCAGATCGATGGAAACTTTGGCGCTACGGCTGCTATTGCCGAGCTTCTCCTACAAAGCCACGATAAAGAAGTCGCACTCTTACCAGCACTGCCAATCGCATGGAAGAACGGCTCTATCAGGGGTCTGCGCACGCGCGGTGGACTGGAGGTTGCACTGCGATGGAAGGACGGCAAATTAGTCGACGCGGAACTTCTTGCTTTGCGCGATGGCACTCACCGGCTCCGTGTTCAGAGAGGTTTGCGCCTTATTATGGCCACCAACACGAAGGGGGACGCAGTCGACCTCACTCCAGACAAAGATAGGGAGATAGTTACGATACGTGTGCGCAAGGGACAACAATATCATTTGGTCGCAGGGGTCTCCGACAAATAG
- the fucP gene encoding L-fucose:H+ symporter permease yields the protein MIVSTPDPSAVDANRSAPLLPSGVLRAFLLITGLFFLWGIPNNLNDVLIRQFMKSFAISRFEAGLVQSAFYLGYFLLALPAGLLVKRKGYKAGFMTGLLLFASGCFLFLPAANSGRYVFFLMALFVVASGLAFLETASNPFIAQLGPTATSERRLNLAQAFNPLGAILGVLVGTTFIFSGIELTGHQIAVMRDQGTYTAYLHRETLRIVAPYLVLGTVALVWAVMILMTRFPTFIRTREHTAEISGNWRELLRYRHFLFAIVAQFLYVGAQVGTWSYFIQYAQDYAHTPEKTAGHLLTYTLGAFGLGRFSSTFLMKRFAPGSLMTVFALSNVALLLVGIFNPGTIGIGAVLLTSFFMSMMFPTIFAMGLKGLGANTNLGGSLLVMAIIGGAIITPLMGLIAEHTHSTAASYQLPLYAYLVIAVFAQYMRRYEANLMVTTTFEI from the coding sequence ATGATCGTCTCCACCCCAGACCCTTCCGCCGTTGATGCGAATCGCAGCGCCCCGCTTCTTCCTTCAGGTGTTCTGCGAGCTTTTCTCCTGATCACGGGCCTGTTTTTTCTTTGGGGAATCCCGAACAATCTGAATGATGTTTTAATTCGCCAGTTTATGAAATCGTTTGCGATTAGCCGCTTCGAAGCAGGGCTGGTACAGTCGGCTTTTTACCTGGGCTACTTTCTGCTGGCGCTTCCCGCGGGGCTGCTCGTGAAGAGGAAGGGATATAAAGCCGGCTTCATGACGGGTCTTCTGCTTTTTGCATCGGGATGTTTTCTCTTTCTGCCAGCCGCAAACTCCGGAAGATATGTTTTCTTTCTGATGGCCCTGTTTGTCGTCGCCAGCGGATTAGCCTTTTTGGAGACGGCCTCAAATCCATTTATCGCGCAGCTCGGGCCAACGGCAACTTCGGAGAGGCGACTCAATTTGGCGCAGGCATTCAATCCGCTCGGCGCCATCCTGGGAGTGCTGGTCGGCACAACGTTTATATTCTCCGGGATCGAACTGACCGGACACCAGATCGCGGTCATGCGGGACCAGGGAACCTACACGGCGTACCTGCATCGCGAGACGCTACGGATCGTCGCGCCGTACCTAGTTCTCGGCACGGTTGCCCTGGTCTGGGCGGTGATGATCCTTATGACGCGCTTTCCGACATTTATCCGCACACGCGAGCACACCGCAGAGATAAGCGGCAACTGGAGGGAGCTTTTACGCTACAGGCACTTTCTCTTCGCTATCGTCGCGCAGTTCCTCTACGTAGGCGCGCAGGTAGGAACCTGGAGCTACTTCATCCAGTATGCGCAGGACTACGCGCATACTCCAGAGAAGACGGCCGGGCACCTCCTCACCTACACCCTTGGCGCGTTTGGCCTTGGCCGCTTCTCATCGACCTTCCTGATGAAACGCTTCGCGCCAGGCTCTCTGATGACGGTCTTTGCGCTTTCAAATGTCGCGCTGCTGCTTGTTGGTATCTTTAACCCTGGCACAATCGGGATTGGCGCTGTTCTACTGACCAGCTTCTTCATGTCGATGATGTTTCCGACGATCTTCGCCATGGGCTTGAAGGGGCTCGGCGCGAATACCAATCTCGGCGGCTCTCTCCTCGTGATGGCCATCATTGGCGGCGCGATCATAACGCCATTGATGGGTCTCATTGCGGAACACACGCACAGCACGGCCGCAAGCTATCAACTCCCTCTCTACGCCTACCTGGTGATCGCTGTATTCGCCCAGTACATGCGTCGCTACGAAGCGAACCTGATGGTGACAACGACGTTCGAGATCTGA